One genomic window of Arachis stenosperma cultivar V10309 chromosome 10, arast.V10309.gnm1.PFL2, whole genome shotgun sequence includes the following:
- the LOC130956768 gene encoding serine/threonine-protein phosphatase 7 long form homolog, whose amino-acid sequence MLTSDHPVPPDRYDERVEDHLRVTGFYHASQIGIVQNQKALVNALVERCHPDTHTFHLPVGECAVTLEDVALILGLPTDGLPVTRMTISSFDALEAECLNQFGVAPRKSECRGSCIKLTWLRDLRERLQLVDEISIQRYVKCHIILLIGMILFGDKSGASVHFVIAFKLFFTITTVIFSYNIPVGLRLFEFHIQLNERDSGTTFKIH is encoded by the coding sequence ATGCTGACGAGTGATCATCCTGTACCCCCGGATCGGTATGATGAAAGAGTTGAGGATCATTTAAGGGTAACAGGTTTTTATCATGCATCCCAGATTGGAATAGTCCAAAATCAGAAGGCATTGGTGAATGCTTTAGTTGAAAGGTGTCATCCAGATACACATACCTTTCACCTTCCTGTTGGTGAATGTGCTGTGACGCTAGAAGATGTGGCCTTAATTCTCGGTCTTCCGACAGACGGTCTTCCAGTCACAAGGATGACTATTAGTAGCTTTGATGCCTTAGAGGCGGAGTGTCTCAATCAATTCGGGGTTGCACCAAGAAAGTCAGAGTGTAGAGGGAGCTGTATAAAACTGACATGGCTTCGAGATCTAAGAGAACGCTTACAGTTGGTTGATGAGATCAGTATACAGAGGTACGTGAAGTGCCACATAATATTGTTGATCGGTATGATATTGTTTGGAGACAAGTCTGGAGCATCTGTGCACTTCGTAATTGCTTTCAAACTTTTCTTCACTATCACTACTGTAATCTTCTCGTACAATATTCCGGTCGGACTCAGATTGTTCGAATTCCACATACAACTCAATGAACGAGATTCGGGCACGACTTTCAAAATACATTGA